AAGTGGGCCCACCAGGAGCCCAATCAGCAGCAGCCGTCCCTGTCCCAGCAGCAGAGGGCCGCCTCCTGGAACCCCATCAGCAACTGGGGTCAGAACTTTTCAAATTACATGGGAGGAGTTAACGTGACGGACTCAAGGACTCAGAATGCGTTCGCAAAGTCGATGCACGAGACGTCGGGCATGCAGCCGCATCCGCAGCCCGCTAACAGAGCTGCAGACAAGCAGCCTCTAGGGGCGCCAGACGCCTACAGGGAGGCAGTCAAGGTCCAGGGCATGGagtgggagcagcagcagcagcagcagcaggcccaGGCCTTTCAGGAATCCTTAAAACCCGGAGCACTGAACACCCAGCAGTCCCACCAAGGAGGCAGCTCGGTCCTGCAGCCCTTCCAGTTGGCCTTCGGTCAGCCCAAGCAGCACCTGCCAGCGTACTACCAGTCCTTCCAGGGCAACAGGACCACCCTACCCAACCCGCCCAACTACCCCACGCAGGCTAAACCCCCCCACcagctacagcagctgcagaagcaggagcagatccagcggcagcagcatcacatcatCCAGCAacagattcagcagcagcagcagcagcagcagcaccaacatcaaatgcagcagcaacaaatcATTCAGCATCAACAGCACGTGCAGCAGcatctacagcagcagcagcagctacagcacgagcagcagcagcaacaaaagatacagcagcagcagcaaatgcaacaacagcaacagcagctgcaTATTCAGCAGCAAATGCAACATCAGCAGTTGCAACAACAAAACCCTCATGTGCTTGACTATTATTCCGCCGCTCGAAATGCACACCCGCAGCCCCATCCCCAGCCTGCGGTGGTGCACTCCCAGGAGTCCTCTGCTCCCGCTGCCCCAAAGACCCAGGAGCCGGCCATCCAGGACATCACCCCCGACCCCCAGCAGTCCCCGGACCCCCTGCAGCCCCCTCTCCCCTCCGCGCCCCCGTCCCAGCCCCAGCCCCAGACACAGACTCAATCCCAAACGCAGCTTCGGAGATCGCGGCGGCTCTCCAAGGAAGGAGGAGCGCCGTCCGACAACCCTTTCCTCTCGACCTCCGCGGACCAGGCGGCCACGGGGGTGCAGGTCTCTCAGAACGGCGCCCGGGACGTCCAGGCCGCGCCGACGGGCGTCATCCAGAGCACACGCAGGAAACGCAGGGTGTCCCaggaggtcaacctggagacgCTGGCTCAGAAGGCCTCAGAAATGGAGTCGCTACCACCACATGTTCTCAAGGTAAAGGctaatttttataaaaatgtcagCCGTTTTCCCTTTTTATCGCTTGTATCACTGTACTCGGTTATTTCCTCTAAAGCTAAAAAGCCAAACAAACAACCTTAAATAGAAAAAAGTAACTAATAACTAAACTAATGTTCTTAGTCTCAATCACTACGAGGGGATTTTTTTATTGGAACGTGTCGCTCTCGCCGGAGGTCTTAATTGAGAACATCTCGGCGAGAGCTAGAAATCTGTTTCTCCGGTGTGATCTGAGGGTATAATTGCATCGGGACTGCAGCTCCCCGAACAAGAGCGGGAGCTGAAACAAACTCCCCCATGCAGCTGCCAAGAAAATTCTGCCAAAACTTGTGTTGTTAGTGATTAACGTGTTGCTGGAAGAAATGCCGAGTGTAATCAACGCCCAGTGAAGTGTGCGCCACGGAAAACTGAGCTGCTCCGCTGAGCTGCCTTGTGGAGGAAAGTCTGTGGCTGAAGAAGTCTTCACATGGGGAATTGTTGTCCCCGGGGTGAATGTATACTTTTCTAAACAGCTTCATACGCCACGGTTCCGCcctcaaaaaaaacaaaccacttAATAAATTCTGCCCACCTCTGCCTCGTGGCGTCATGTACTCGTGTGTTTATCTGCTGAATGTCTGGATTGTGCAACAAGTCGTGTCGAGTCAGTGTGTCTGCAGTTCAGCGCCCTGGATTTGCCTCATGGGTCGCGGATCATACAGACAGTGTGTTTGGTTACATGCCTGCACACACCTCCCCCCATCCCATCAAAGGAGAGACACACCAGCCTGGCCTTGtctgcccccaccctccctccgctctcgctctctatacagggggggggggggttgcagggTTTGCCCGGCGTGCAGCGCTCAGCAGAATATCTGTCCTCCACCACACTGGTGCAGGGGCTGGAGTTTTCCACCGGCAGTAATGAgcccagatccagatccagcaCAGCCCCACTGCACTAGATGTGCAGCGGCAGAATGCGTCTGTCTTCCTCTGATGTGGTGGTTCGCTCCGAGCGCTTTGAAGCTGCTTCGGAGTCGATCGCTGTTCGGTTGCCCACCCGTTGTGGTTTCTCAAAGAGAAGAAATGTGACGAGTCATCTCTGAAATGGTTTTTCTCTGTAACGTCCGAGCTGCACCTAGCAGTGCGATCCGAGGCATGAGGAGGTTTCAAAATTAGTTTCCAAACTTTTTGACTGCAGTTCATTCTCTGTGTATGGATTCTGTCGGGGTTCATCTCAGGCGTTTAATGACAAATTGACTTATTTGTCAACACCCCAAGTTTGAGTATATTGACTTCATTTTCTTTACGCATTAAGATTTGTGTCAGATGAGGAACAAGGCTGCAGAGTTTCCAAATTATTCCATTGACTTAAACTTGGCCTCTTGCCCCAGATGAATTAACCTCCACCCAAATAGATTTATTGAGTTATTGAACCGTATTGAcctgctttgactttttaagttGTCGGGGAATTACAACCTGCTACACACGTTGCTTTGTGCTCTGAATCATCAACGCTAGTTTTTGAGATTTGAATAGttgttgaatttgaatttggGTGACCTAAAAGCTGAGGAGGAACTTTGTGCGAGCTGCAGTTTCGAGTGGTGTCACTTTGAGGAACAACAGGATGAAGCAGTCTTCGAtttttgtttcagttcagtCTTAGGCTGTGAAAATAGCAAAGTTTGATGAGTCACCTTTAGGAGTGGAAGTGTTTCAAGGATGTAATATTGTTCCTTGGTTTACGGCTGCATCTGTAATCATTATCttttattaaacaaatacaGTGTTTGTCAATTAAACATCAGAAAATGACACATTATGACTTTAAAGCTAGATTAAAAGTCATAAAAGCCTAAGTCATAAATTCCAGATTGATTTTCTTAGGCTTTTATGATTTTTAATCTAGCTGTaaagtcttaaaaaaaaaacaattacacacAAATAACATGGATTTTATGTTTCAGATTAAATTCACCAATTCCAACACATGCAGGGTTCTTTTAATGCATTTGTTCTTATTTTATATCCGTTTCATAACAACTTTCTCCCTCCCTGTAGGACGCCCACCGGCCGTGGAGTCCCGGCGCCTCGGAGGGTCTGCACGCCAAGCGGCAGCGAGACGACAACCTGCTGCCGCTCGTCATCCCCGTGTCGGTGCCGGTGCGGCGGCAGGAGCCCCCGTCCCCGGACCGAGAGGAAGCGGCCCTGGCGTCAGGCTGGCCCCCCCGGCCGTCCCACCCCCAGGACCTGGGCCGGGCGGACCACCAGCCCTCGGTCATCGTCACGCGGAGACGCTCGCTCAGGAACTCCTTGTCAGAGAGCACCGAGCAGGTCGGTGCACATCTCTTCCTGCTCgctgtttatttcattttttccgCAGTGTCAGCAGGTTCTGGAATATAATTGTTTTTGACAAGACCTTATTCACGAAAGAACAAATAATTGAGGGTTAAAGTCGGCTGCTCCTCTCTCGTCTTCCTTCCTGTCTGAACCCGAGCCATCAAATCCTTGCATTTATGgcccatcaccccccccccaacacactgCCCCTCCCCCCAAACATGCTCAATGTCTCCCCTGCCCCCATTTCAGTCCTCCACACATTTCTGGCTCTCCGTCTTTCAGTtggtggtagtggtggtggtggtggtggtggggggggctttGGTGAACTGTTGCCCTGTCCCAGATCCGGCAGATTATCAGGATTTAGAATCGCAATACTGTACATTATGTACGGTGCAGATGAGAGCCGGGTTTGCTTGTTtcctcttgctctctttctctgtgatgGCCCGAGCCAACTGTTGttgatggttgtgtgtgtgtgtgtgtgtgtgtctgtgtttgtgtgtgtgtgtttgtgtattcaaAATCACTGTGCAAATCCAGCGGCAATATACTGCTGGAGACGATGTGGAATGGTTGGCGaccactcacacatattttgggattgcccaatgatgcttcctttctggaaggggataaAGAGCGAGATAGATGCAGTTTTGGGAATTAATTTACTATTCAccccaagtcagtttcttttcgatctaactcctgaaggcatgtacacaagagaccaagagcacttgttacatatattcttgatgactgctaggagaatggtgacaataaaatggttgaatccacagccacctacagtggaaacagaagctgagggaggttcatggaatggaggctttaactgctcaattacaattcaggtctgatgtttttgtgaggaggtggcttcctattgcaggatacctctctaactgagggggatgtcttaactgtccatttatttatttattatttttcactaatcagtctgtcatatataatttgtgatgttgtcaaggaatgtttgtgtttctcttcaataaagttctaaaaaaaaaaaatcccagtgCACACAAAGACCTGTGTGGTAAACTCACCCGTGATTCTCTTCTCCCACCAGAATGGCggcacagaggagaaagaggacgACGGCAAAAAGTCCAAACGGCGCCCGCGGCCCGAGCCCCTCTTCATCCCCCCCCCGAAACCGGGCTTCTTCATCGCTCCGACCCCCTACGCCAGCATCACACCGTACCAGAGCCACCTGCGCTCGCCCGTGCGGCTGGCCGACAACCCGCTCACCATGCCGCCGTACACGCCGCCGCCGATCCTCAGCCCGGTCCGCGAGGGCTCGGGTCTCTACTTCTCCACCTTCCTGTCCCAGGCTGCAGCCGGCAGCCAGGGCCTGCCGCCGCCGGTCACGCCCAAGTCGGCCACACGCAGCCTGCTACGTTCCAGTGAGTAGTGAAATAAAGTTCATACAACTTCCCTGGATTATCCACATGACACCTTGACTATGTAAATTCAAACATTTAGCAATAAACATCTGGTGAATGAAATATGAAACTTTTGCTATGGAGTCCTGTGATTATGAAGAAACCCTTTTTGATAATGTCACTGATTGGATCTTGTGTTGCTGCCTCTTGCAGACAGCTGCGACATCACACCCCCGGTCCTGTCTGCGATGTGCGAGGTCACTCCAGTCAGCATCGAGCCGTGAGTATATTCTTTCCTCTCCACgtccccaaaaaaacataaaatcctcATCTTCCACTGGGTTCTGGGGGTCGTTTGTCATTTTCAGATAAATCACATGGCCACTCAAACTGCACGCAGCATTATCGTAGCGGGAGTAGTAGCTCTGCGATCAATTATTCAAACCCAAACACTGGGCTGACTCATGAAAGGTCTTGGAGGAGAGAGCGCAGACCCCTTGAAATTCTAAACCCATCCTTTAAAGTGGTCCCGCCCCTTCGCCGCTGTTACCACTGGAATCTTCTGCCCTGTCATCCACCTCCGGATCTAACGACGCTGCCTAATGTCTCTCTGCAAAATGCATCCTGTCATAACAACGCCGTACTGCCTGTCAAGTGGAGAGCCTTAAAGCTTCTTGAAACACAGATGGACACTGATTAGAACGGACACGTATCTTAAACATGTGGCTCTTGTTGACGTTGAACATTCAGTATTTAAGATTGTGGACGCCCACGGTTTAATGCTACAGCAAACACGAGTGGAGCTGAAAACCAGGTGGAATTTCAGAAGAGTTTTGGGTGTAGCCCAAAAATATTGACATTGTTTTCTCCACTGAAATCCAGGTGGAACTTTCTCTAGTTTTGCAGACTTTCTACATCTTAGTTTGTCACTGTTCAGCAAGTTTTATACTGTTGTTAGTCCACATGCATGGGCccgtctttttgtttttaacaaaaatGACCCATAAAAATAttctataatttttttttatttcattatgatCTAGTGCAGTGTCCGTTGTAAGCCTGCATGTTTGCattgggctgtttgtttggcctgtggtgatgctggttgcagctttctttctgaaactgtaactGACCCGCAGTGATTGATCAGTGTTAACTGAAGAtcagctgcaggactcagtctgCAAAACCcagaactggagaatcagttgtcgtgGCCGCTGTCGTGTGCGATTATGTCTATgagcaaaatgtatttatactgaACATATCATGTGTCGATGAGATGAGCAgttctttaaatatttactccacatacagacagagatttaTGGAATAAGAAGATAACTTGGAGGAAGAGCAAaacctgtaaaatataaagtgGTTCCTGTGGCTGTGACCGATCAACATCGTTTCTGCTGAATCCCTCATTCTTACTGAAGGTGAACTCCACCACTGACAATAACAGCCACCGTACAGAGATGTAATCTGAATACATCACATGGATGTCGCAGAAAGTCAATGCAGAGTCGTCTACAACAAAGTAATGTAAACAACCCCAGAGCAAATCAAGACATTCAAGTGGCACCGTCTTCATAAATGTAAACACAACCCTGGATAGCTTGGATGTTTACGAATGCAGCAGAGCAAGGGGCAGTTTTTTGAGGACAtggatatttgtattttttcgaAGGTGCAGTTTATGGGGGTTTGTTGTGCAAGCTGCTGCCTGAGCCGTGCCAGCTGCTCAGCGGTCAGCCGGGGGCGAGCCGGTGAGGTTTCCCATTCATCACGGCTTCAGCTGGTTCTGGTGTACTCCCAAACAAACGGGAGGCATCACAGCTCCAGTTCTTAGTAGCCCGTCTTCCCTTGGGGAGGCTGCcagaacacgcacacacacacgcacacacacacacacacacacacacacatacacaggcacacacactcgctcagcTGGAAACACTGCAGGCCCACTGGAAGTGCAGGGGAGGGACGAGACGTGCTCGAAAGGAATTATCTGTGTGACTGCAACGTGATTTTCACCACTACATCCCGGTGATATCTGGTTTCAGCCCCTCGAGAATCGCTTTGACTCTTTCCTTCTAGgatgcttttacttttattggATTTGAGAAGCTCACTTGCTTTGAATCTATCTGAGGCATTTACGTTTTATTCATGGTGCCCGAGAGCTGAAGTGAGCTGTGTAACGAGCTCGAATTCAAAACCGTGCAAAAGAATTGCCAGAGAGCCTCCACAATGTCCCCGGGACTATTTAAAGATCATGGCAGAAAGAACAGCTCGGGAACCAGAACATGATCTCGGGAATTAAATCGAGAGCTTTACTTGATATTTATACACAGTGTCTTTGTGATCGAATCCAAATTGAGTGGTGTCCAACCCTGTCGCTCACACTGATTCTGTCCTGTTTGCAGACGGATAAATATCGGGTCTCGGTACCAGGCGGAGGTGCCGGAGCTGAGGCAGCGGTCGGTCGTCGAGCTCGATCCACATCGAGCCGATCTGGTCTGGTCTCCGTTGAACGTGCTGCAGGAAAAACCCGACTTCCATCAGAAAGGTAAGAGTAAGTACCTGACGCAGTATTTCACAAGCGTTACATCACCGGATACAAGGGGGCATTCATTTGGTTGCTCAGTTTCGAATTTATTTACTTCATTGATTTTAATATCACATGATTGTACTACTTTGCTTTTTtcacatataaaaaaacaaaacagtttcgTTTGtcagttttaatttagtttgagACACAAGTCGGTAATTTCCTTGTTTTCAAAATACAGAAGTAtctctgttatcacatcagaGATGATGTTTACAACAGTTTATGATCGAGCAGATTACTTTTTTTGAATACGCAAAAAAGGCACAACActgtttgaaaaatgaaaacccACTGAAACGCTGTCAACATGGGTCGTAGGTCTGGACAGGACCCGATCAAATCACATAAAACTACACATTTATACCGttaaatatcattttaatcTTCATTCTCTCCCTTACAAACACTGTCACCATTGTATGCAACATAATAACCAAGGTCAACATggatctctgtctctttcagtgGAAGATCTCATGCACCTGGCCTGCTCCAGTGTTCTGTGTGGAGGAGGCACCAACCAGGAGCTGGCTCACCATTGTCTGTACGAGTGCAAAGGCGACATAATGGTGAGTGCGACAGAACAATCCTGACTGAGCGGCCGGGGGCAGAGAGTCACATTATTAACCAGAAAAATGAACGGGTGCTTGTGTTCTACAGTCAGCAAACACTGCTCAGTTCAAGTTTCCTTCTTTCTACTCGTGAAAACAATGAAgtctacatttaaataaatagtttACAGTACTTTTAgattatatattgtttgttttttgtgagGCCTAATGCACAGTTCACTCATGATTATATTCGTTATGTACGTGAAAGTTCATAGAGTTCCATGACTTTGCTTTGCACCTGGACAGAAGCACATTGCTGCAGTGAAGCCGGGTTCTGCTTTGCTTTCTGCACAAGTGTCTGTTTGCAAAAAGCTGCTTTCTACAAGCGGCTTGAGGGATCACAGAAATCTACGACCACAGCTTGATTTCTGTCGGTGAAACCTGATATCTTGATTTCCTGGGACAGGAACCAGGACAAAACCAAAAAATGTGACAAGGCGTTGCTTCATATTTCTCACGGAAAAACATGCAagtgaaaatgcaaaaaaatacgGCATGTAGGAGAAGAGACAGAGCGATCACTGACCGGCTGGATGTGAACGCAGAGTCGAATGTGATCAGGCTGATGCAGTGCACATGCCTCTGACTTCCTGCCTGAACCCGCTGCCTCTCCGGTTACCTTATCTGAGAGAGTGATTAGTGAACAGCGGTGACTGATATGTAGGATTTCACTTTGCTCTGCCCTGAAACTCTGTGGCGGCGTGAGATGACTGGGCCGGTGAGACGGTTTGAATATGTAGCCGGAGGCAGAGAGATGCTGCAGCGTGTggagcagaggagctgcagaaag
This Limanda limanda chromosome 12, fLimLim1.1, whole genome shotgun sequence DNA region includes the following protein-coding sequences:
- the mideasb gene encoding mitotic deacetylase-associated SANT domain protein, whose product is MPVMSVPAQQKPSAKRTGKRITFFNEQSVAMKEASQHPEGSYYVPGAAASDPGQSEAASTVTSNPEGPHMFLNSVIFSPDKGDQSRGHYQQTVPMKWAHQEPNQQQPSLSQQQRAASWNPISNWGQNFSNYMGGVNVTDSRTQNAFAKSMHETSGMQPHPQPANRAADKQPLGAPDAYREAVKVQGMEWEQQQQQQQAQAFQESLKPGALNTQQSHQGGSSVLQPFQLAFGQPKQHLPAYYQSFQGNRTTLPNPPNYPTQAKPPHQLQQLQKQEQIQRQQHHIIQQQIQQQQQQQQHQHQMQQQQIIQHQQHVQQHLQQQQQLQHEQQQQQKIQQQQQMQQQQQQLHIQQQMQHQQLQQQNPHVLDYYSAARNAHPQPHPQPAVVHSQESSAPAAPKTQEPAIQDITPDPQQSPDPLQPPLPSAPPSQPQPQTQTQSQTQLRRSRRLSKEGGAPSDNPFLSTSADQAATGVQVSQNGARDVQAAPTGVIQSTRRKRRVSQEVNLETLAQKASEMESLPPHVLKDAHRPWSPGASEGLHAKRQRDDNLLPLVIPVSVPVRRQEPPSPDREEAALASGWPPRPSHPQDLGRADHQPSVIVTRRRSLRNSLSESTEQNGGTEEKEDDGKKSKRRPRPEPLFIPPPKPGFFIAPTPYASITPYQSHLRSPVRLADNPLTMPPYTPPPILSPVREGSGLYFSTFLSQAAAGSQGLPPPVTPKSATRSLLRSNSCDITPPVLSAMCEVTPVSIEPRINIGSRYQAEVPELRQRSVVELDPHRADLVWSPLNVLQEKPDFHQKVEDLMHLACSSVLCGGGTNQELAHHCLYECKGDIMAALSLLMLRNPIFPKSHRLSDFHYSGSDSWTAAERRQFNKGISAYKKDFFMVQKQVTTKTVAQCVEFYYTYKKHVKIGRGGTLMYGEAEPVDSRSTEEETDQKVSQRLEPQREEDSRKWEGSADRKQDVASTRVSQPLKPTEKPGSVLIMKGQEDAGREKPPPSRVVAPPPHPPAAPPASKPRNEDSARRSSPAAPNKVAAAAPEGEFPCKKCGRIFFKVKSRSAHMKSHAEQEKKAAALRQKEADERAAAKAAADAAAKALASRQHNGTRQVGGDSTNDDSSDRDDEDDEDWQ